Sequence from the Caretta caretta isolate rCarCar2 chromosome 8, rCarCar1.hap1, whole genome shotgun sequence genome:
aagcaaacaggatgttaggaatcattgaaaaagggatagagaataaaacaaaagttaaaaacaaagagTTAAACAAAAAATTGTGCTGATTCAGCACTTGCTAGCTAATAAACTCTAttcccacagctctgctgaattACTAATGCTAGTACACAAAGATGGTACTGGGAAACAAGTTTAGCATGAAATCTATTCAAAATAAAGGAGGAATTATTTGCCCAGTGAGTTTACTCTTCTTTGTCTTCCAAACAAAGTTTTGACTGTATGTTCTGTATAAACGTACTGAGGAGACTTGATTTtggaaaataaactttaaatacAGATATGTAATCATTCAGAGAGAGACTGCCATATTCAGGTCCTCTTTCAAGGCTCAATTCCCCTGCTGTTGGGTACTTACAACTTTTACTGAAGTCAAATTGTAGCTCTCACGTTGAAACAGTTCTTTAAATtctaaaacagaggtgggcaaactacagcctgtttggggaggcccttgagctcctggctgggaagGCTAGCGCCCGGGCCCACCCCTGCTGTCCATCCCtgcccccgcagcctcagctcaccatcCCGCCAGTGCTCTGGGAGGCaaggctgcaagctcctgccaggtAGTGTGGCTGCAAAAGCCGCCGGCCTGCCCAGGGGCACTAGACTGCGCAgtagcatggctggctccagccgggcatcacagctgccagtcctggtgctctgaacagcatggtaagggggtagggaggttagataaggggcagtcagaggacagggggtggttggataggcatgggagtcctggggggcctgtcagggggcagagagtgtgggggcagttaggggcagggggtcccaggagggggcagtcaggggacaaggagtgggggcaggaggttggatgggtcagggattctgaggggggcaggaagtgggaggcggtgataaggggtgggggccaggctgtttggggaggcacagccttccctaccctacCCTCCATATAattttggaaccctgatgtggccctcaggccaaaaagtttgcccacccctgtgctaagaGTTTTGGGTTCTAAGTACACAAAATTGCATCCTACAGGCAAAGTATTCCACCCTTTCAGAAATCAAAACCTCTTCTCCTTCCACTAAGAATATTAAGTTACTATACTGTAAGTAGACCTACGAGtactggagcccaggcttcaaCCTAAACCTTTTGACTTTCTGCTGCCAGTTTGTCCTTCAGCAACATTTGGCACAACACTAAAATGTCAAACCTTATTTTCTGCACTTAAGAGTAATATTCTTGTTTCTGCCACTGCGGTTTTAAAACTGAATTTACTAACACACATCAGAGGGCTGCTAACCAAGTGAGAGCTacaaaagtacatttttaaaatttagaaaataCAGTTCTTTCAAAGTTAAGGATAATGGTAGGTGGCTTGCCTGTAGGATTAATTCTCCACAAGAGGATGAGTGCTGACATTTATGTAGCATTCTATAACTGTGCCTCTATGTCACTTCACTGTGGAATATTTCCACAAAGAAAATACTGCTTAAAAACAGTCATGACACCTTTAAAGTACATTTATCATGTATGCATATTTTCTATTAATATCAAAGAGGTTAGCACACATTTAAAAATGACCCTCTATAACTTTGCTGTTTGTCTTGATCCTACTGAAAGGAATTCCCCTGTAATTATCCACAGAGACAGTATTTGATGACATTCATTCTGTAGACAGGTGAAGTCTTTAGCAAAGACATATTTCACTCCTTCAGTTTAACATATTATTTCTCTCTGGTTCTTTGGAACACTGCTGAAAGAAGTTTATTTCTCAAGTTTGGAAAAGTCTGGTCCCCCTTTGCTGTAGTTCCCAGAAATttctgccccactgaagtcaaagccaGGATTCTGTACAGAgataaaaaaaattcatataaAGGTTAATACTCAAAATATCACTGTATAAATCAAAGTTTGTTAACACTCTCCCAAACTGATAAAAAGCACACAACCTTCTGCTTCTTGTGTTCCTGGGAACTGGCACAGTTGAAATTCTCTAGGGAGAGtgaaaattttttgcacacacgcaTCAGCAATTACACACAAAGGGAGATTGGTGGCTTGCCCAGCTGCAGAAGTGAGTTTGCAGGCTGTTGCCATCCCAAGTTTGGGAGGCAGCAAGCTTTCCATATcaagaaaaatctttaaaatggtTTCAGGGAGTGGGGTTAAATAGTACAGCTGTTGACTtttacagtgtccctttaaatggtTATCTGAAAGGGGAAGTTCCTGCAGTACTGGACAGCTAGTTTTTATAAAAATGCTGCTGGtttttgttaaacaaaaaatTGTGCTGATTCAGCACTTGCTAGCTAATAAGCATTATTCCCAGAGCTCTGCTGAATTACTAATGCTAGTACACAAAGATGGTGAAGTGCTAGAAGTAGTAGTCACAGCACTGGGAAACAAGTTTAGCATGAAATCTATTCAAAATAAAGGAGGAATTATTTGCCCAGTGAGTTTACTCTCCTTTGTCTTCCAAACAAAGTTTTGACTGTACGTTCTGTATAAACGTACTGAAGGAGActtgattttgaaaaataaactttaaatacAGATATGTAATCATTCAGAGAGAGACTGCCATATTCAGGTCCTCTTTCAAGGCTCAATTCTCCTGCTGTTGGGTACCTGCAACTTTTACTGAAGTCAAATGTCAAGATTCTGAATGAACTATGCATTACTTTCCAAAACTAATGCCTTTTTTAAATTCTAAAAGAAGAGGTTTAGGTTCTCTCAAAGTACCGAATGGCATCCTGTAGGCAAAGTTCAGTATCCTAATGAAGATTCAACCCACTGAGTGACAAATCAACCAGAATGCgttaaaataaaatagtaaaaatgGGTTAACTTTGTGTATTTCTGATGAATGTAAAAGAATTTTTCCGTTTCATGGCCATAACCTGAGCAGAATATGTATAAATAAGACACAAACAGTAATTGGTGTCCTCTGACTTGCCTCTCTTTGGAATCTCTCCAGTGTAAGTTTCCTCTGCATCTGGTCCTGTACCCAAGGATCAGCAGCATAGTCATTTTCTAACAGAGAGGTCCAACAATTTCCAGCATCTCGATTGGTTTTCATTAGAACAATACGTATCAATTTTCTGTCCTCTTCataagaaaaacagaaataacCATTGGACTTCTTAAGTGCTATACTCTTTTTCAGCCAAATTCAACATTAATAATTCAGTGAATTTTCTGGTGAAACTTCTTCTTAAAGCCTATGCAAAAAGATATTTCATTCGCTGAAAATGAAGACAAACTCAGAAGTCCAGACCAATGTGTAACAAGAAAACTTTAAGGGAAAAAAGATCCCTTTATTCATATATTTAAAACATGGTACATACATATTTCCTCCCTCCAAACTAAGTGGAACCTTTCTAGAGGGACTGActgatgaggaaagattaataatattaatacagtaactcctcacttaaggTCCTATCGGTTTTGTTGTTACAGCACTGttctattagagaacatgctcatttaatgTTGTGCAATTtggccgcctgctttgtccacaccttgcaggattctctggaagagcagcccgtcctcgtgggggcttggaaccagggtgggtcagcaaccccccatcagctcccctgcaccccccccacctcaccctccttcctccctccctgtgcctcttgcccactgcaatcagctgttttgcagtgttcaGGAGGCTGGAGGGcggggaggagtgaggatgcagcatgctcaggggagggcatggagcaggaagaggtggggtggggccttgggggaaggggtggagtgggggcaggcctcGGGCGGAGCACCCCCCAGCAAAGTTGGCAGCTGTGCTTGTACCTGAGTCTCAATGGGGGAATCTGCCGCTGCTGCTactcagcctccttcagcctaCTTAGGAGTCTACTCAgccaccttcagcctccttgcccgCCTTATTGTCTGcagcgggctgtgcctgtgtggggtaaggcaggggcacctcccaactaCTGTATGTTTGTAAACACACTTCAGGTGCAGGCTACCCCCCGATTCATCATCGCtttgccattcatttcaatgccaGCTTTATCTCTCTGCCCCTGCATGCACACAGCAGGGAGGAGTGCAGCCCTGCAGCAAAtcttattttcctcctctgacaACAGTCACAGCTACATTGGCTGCAGTGCTGCCTCAGTGCTGAGTGTGTGGTTACTATGGGAGGTACAGCAGGGCCAGTTTTTCCAGGGCACCCTGGAAGACAGGCCTTTGGTCCTCCAGCAGGGCTCCTGTGAAAGTAAGAACCTGCAAGCGAAACTGACTCCATAACTAGTCCTAGCCTAAACCCACAGGGCTTCCAATAGGGGAGCAGATTACCATAGAGAATGGCATGGGTTTTCCAAGTTCTTTCCCTTTCAATAGTTGATTGATGCTGCATGACCCCAACCACTCAAGGCTGAAGGGAGTGAAGAGTAGTACATGCATGCGCCGTCCAGAGGAGTATCACCCAGCATCATGAGTCAAAAATGTCCAGCAAGTGATAGTCAAGCGCCTAGCAGTACCACGAGCAGTAAGAAAACCAGGAAACCATTAGTTTGGGTACTAAATTAGACATTTTAAGGTATTTTGATGCAGGTGAACGTGCGGTAGACGCTGGCATCACTCTAGGTCTTACCCCGACGACTGTGAGAACAATTCAGAGTAAAGCCAACAAGAGCAGGGCTAGTGCTCGGTGTGTAACACTGCTTAGTGCTCCTACAATAAGTCAATCAAGAAGTAGTTTGCTGGAAAACATGGCGCATCTTCTTTCAGTGGAGATAGAGGACCAAAACTAAATTTGCGAGTGATACAAACTTTTTGCCTTAGCTTGTATGACAATCTGAAGAGAGACCAAGGTAAAGGATCACAGACAGAGATGTTCACCGCAAGGTGGGGATGGTTTGATCAGTTCAAGAGGCGCTTCCACCTGCATAACATCAAGATGTCCGGTGAGGTGGCTAGTGCCAATATGGCAGCAGCTAAAAAATTCCCTGACTAACTCAAGAAAATAATTGAGTAAGGTGACTATTCCCCTAAGCATGTCTTCAGTGCCAATGAAACGGGCCTCTACTGGAAGATGATGTCTAAGCGGACTTACATTTCCCGAGAGAAAAAGAGAGCGCCCAGATTTGAAGTAGCTAAAGACCGCCTAACCTTGCTTCTAGGTGGTAATGCTGCCAGAGACATGAAGATGAAACCTCTGACAGTATACCAATTGGAAACACCACAAGCTCTcaagggattttcaaaaaaacacCTTCCAGTCATTTGAAGATCTGGAGCTATTTTTTCCAGAATGACTGACTCTCTATGCTGTCCCTGCATGGAAGGAATACTGTGCCAAGGAAAATCTTGATTTCAAGATTTTATTGCTTATTGATAATGCACCGGCTCATCCAATCAACCTGGACGACCTGTGCGAAAACGTCAAAGTTGACTTTCTGCCACCTCACACCACATCACGCATCCAACTCATGGACCAAGGAGCCATCGGTGCATTTAAAGCGTATTACTTACGCTGTACTTTCGACCAGCTCATCAGAGGCAAACCTACGATTCAGCAATTTTGGCATGACTACAACATCCTGAAGTGCATCAATAACATTGGTGAGTCCTGGGCTGAAGTTACTCAGGCATGCATGAATGGTATGTGGGGAAAGTTGTGGCCTGAAAGTGTCAATgacttaaaataatttaaagatgTTGTCCTCGCTGTGAAGAAAGATATCCTCGGCTTGGCAAAGAAAAGCAGGTTTTGATGAGGTGGAAGAAGCCAATGTTACACAACTTCTGCAATCACACGGAGAAGAGCTAACCAATGAAGATCTGATGCAACTAGAAGTGATGAGAGCAATGGAAGAGGGCCAAGTAAAAGAAACACCAATCCATCAAAATTTGACTGCCAAACATCCTTCTGAAGCTTTCCAAATTATTGAAGCTGGCTTGCAAATCCTTAGTGATGACGATCCTGACAGGAACGCAGCTCCAAAGTGCTTAGGGGAGTTGGTCTTgtaatgacttgctataaagaaatttaccaaaagcagtgggggggaaaggaaagcaaaacaatctctaaacgtgttttttttttttagttgttcagcaagaacagcaagaggagcagccagACGATCCACCCTCTTACTCGACCACCTCAACCGAGCTTCACAGTCATCAATTCTGAGTATAATATTAAATTGCatgtttaaaatggtttaaaatgtatACTGTATGTATATAGAATGTCTTGTATCTGATAAAAAGAATGTCCCTGGAacctacccctctcccccccactatTTACGTTAATTCTTACAGGGAAATTGGATTTCCTTAAAtatcgcatttttcaggaacataactacaatgttaagtgaggagttactgtatgtgtATCTTGGCTAAGGGAAAACAATGAAGCTGAGGTCATGGTAACAACTTTCAAAATGGTCAACACTAAAGAGGGCAAGGAATGACTTTGGACAGCATACTGAGATATAACcaagtaatgggatgaaattaagaaaaggaaaatttaggctgaacgtcaagggggaaaaaaacctggaCAGCAGTCTCTCAATGAGGTTTGATTGCTCATTACATTTATAACTAGATGAATGGAACCAGCACTCCAAAGTATACTAatgggaacaatcctgcattggtaggaaatggactagatgacttaatattttcctttcatctctaatttctatgattctcactAAAAAAACAAAGACGTCATTAGGCTGTTTTTGTATTGTGATCCAAGAACTGTACGTTTGTGTCATGATCTGCTTTCTTCAATTATAGTACACTctggttcttaaaaagaaataaactcTAATGTCGAGAAAGATTTGAACACACAGAAATTTAACTGTctttcaaaatttcatttaaaagaagCAGATAGTTACCTAACGTCCATGTCCCTTCATCAGCTATTGTGCAGTCAAAGAGTCTACCCTGAAAAAGACATTTACAAGGTTAAGTAGTTTATCAGTATCTGATtgatattagcaaaaagaaaaggagtacttgtggca
This genomic interval carries:
- the NUDCD2 gene encoding nudC domain-containing protein 2 — translated: MSGSFEERSGVVSCATPWGCWYQTLEEVFIEVQVPPGTRAKDIQCSLQSRHLALAVRGQEVLKGRLFDCTIADEGTWTLEDRKLIRIVLMKTNRDAGNCWTSLLENDYAADPWVQDQMQRKLTLERFQRENPGFDFSGAEISGNYSKGGPDFSKLEK